Proteins found in one Desertifilum tharense IPPAS B-1220 genomic segment:
- a CDS encoding ROK family protein, protein MGQAPKTTIGIDIGGSAVKLGRFDEQGNCQQSLKVETPQPATPEAVTAVVVDAIAQIDPQGDCSAIGVGVPGPVDPTGKISQIAINLKNWRDVPLGQWLEEKTGKPTILANDANCAGLGEFWIGAGRSFQNLILLTLGTGVGGAIILDGKLFTGPRGTAGELGLITLDLYGPECNSGNRGSLEQYLSIQAIRRQTSLSPSELGHLAQVGNHQALDFWRTYGHYLGAGLASLIYVLTPEAIIIGGGICESAQFFLPTTLAEIEHRVLPTSREGLQVLVAQLGNQAGMVGAAKLAWDLL, encoded by the coding sequence ATGGGACAAGCGCCCAAAACAACGATTGGGATTGATATTGGCGGATCGGCAGTTAAGCTAGGACGTTTTGACGAACAGGGGAATTGCCAGCAGTCGTTAAAGGTAGAAACGCCGCAACCCGCAACGCCAGAAGCGGTAACTGCGGTTGTTGTGGATGCGATCGCCCAAATTGACCCTCAAGGAGATTGTAGCGCCATTGGCGTTGGCGTTCCTGGCCCAGTCGATCCAACGGGCAAAATCTCCCAAATTGCCATCAACCTCAAAAACTGGCGCGATGTCCCCCTCGGTCAATGGTTAGAAGAAAAAACTGGAAAACCCACTATCCTAGCCAATGACGCCAACTGTGCGGGGCTAGGAGAATTTTGGATTGGGGCGGGGCGTTCGTTCCAAAATTTGATTTTACTCACCCTAGGGACGGGCGTAGGCGGCGCTATTATCCTGGATGGCAAGCTGTTTACCGGCCCGCGAGGCACCGCCGGGGAGTTAGGCTTAATTACCCTAGATCTCTATGGCCCAGAATGTAATAGTGGCAATCGCGGATCGCTAGAACAATATCTTTCCATCCAAGCCATTCGCCGCCAAACCAGTTTATCGCCTAGCGAACTCGGTCACTTAGCCCAGGTTGGAAATCATCAAGCCCTAGACTTTTGGCGAACCTACGGTCATTATCTAGGGGCAGGGTTAGCCAGTTTAATCTACGTTCTCACCCCAGAAGCCATCATTATCGGCGGGGGTATCTGCGAAAGCGCCCAATTTTTCCTCCCCACCACCCTCGCAGAAATTGAACATCGGGTTTTACCCACCTCCCGCGAAGGGTTACAAGTCTTAGTGGCGCAACTGGGCAACCAGGCGGGGATGGTTGGGGCGGCTAAACTGGCATGGGATCTCCTTTAA